In the Silene latifolia isolate original U9 population chromosome 1, ASM4854445v1, whole genome shotgun sequence genome, TGTccataaagaagtcttttagtgTATACACACTCCACAGCGGGGACTAATGTAAAAATCTTGTTTTGTTCTCCGTTTACGCTTTCGTTTTGGAGAACAGTATACAGTTTAACACCCACAATACGAGAGCTCTCCTAGACTATTAGAAGCGTTCAGCTTAATTTTTGGCCGCTTCTTTATTTGCCCTCGAGGAAAGGTGACCTGTCTTTTGTCACAGGGAGAGCAAGCTATCGTGGGCGAaattaccatttttttttttttgctgtttaACAATATAGGACGATATTGCAAATGCTTTGACTGTATTTTTCTTCATTCAACACCACGTCTCaatctttgttgtgattgatgATATCATTTATTTGCCGTGAAAGTTTTTGCAATACCTGCAAGTGTAATATCCGACTCGTGAGAAGTTTACTCAACCTGATGATATATCTATTTGAGTTTGCATACATTCTACCTGCTTGGTCTCTTCTACTGCAGCTTCCACAGCGCGAATTTTCTGTAGAAATAGTGTTTGGATCACTGAATGTGTTTTTATTAGTAATATGAATGGCAGGTTAAAGGGTAGTAAACCTGTTCTGTTATTGCTGCTGTAACTTGTAGTCGATCAAATTTTTGCGACAATGTTATGTTTGCTCTTTCCTTGCTGGTTTGCTCATTCCTGTTATCTGGCGTGCTTTGTGCGCTGAACTGCATTAAATTTGAATTCCCTAAGTAAACATTAGAGACAACAAGAGGAGTCTCGTTCTGTTGATCTTGATGGTGGAGAATGAAATACCACATTTTTGTAGTGTGCGAATTGAGGCGCAATTCTAAAGGGAGGAGGAACTCGAACTTACGGCTTACTCGGTTCCGCTTATCGGCCCTGTGTCTACTTTCAACTATTTCAACTATTAGGTTATGATCTCGTTTGGAGTTCATATGTTTGCGAAATGCAGAATTGCAGATGAGGATGATTGGTTTTTGGACGTGATTTATGTTTTGAGACGATAGATCTGTTGATTTTTTGAGCATTACCTGAAAGGCTTTTTCCCATGTAATAAGGGAAAATGGATTTGATGAGAATTACGTTCACGGAGACGTTTTTTTCCGAATGACAAGTGCACCGGAAATAAATTGGCGTGACCGATCCAATTGGATGTGCTAGTTTGGTTCTCTCTAGACATATGTCAACTATGATATTTATGATTTCGGGTATCATCGGTGTCAATTGCTCCTTTTTAACTCTCTTTAGGCAAATTAACAGCTAACAAGGGTCTTACCCAAACATCTTCCACCGTTGTGTGTTTGTCCTCGTCTTTCGCCTCAACAGTCTGGTAAGAAATAAATTACAGTACTGTAAGTTGCAGTAATGATCAAGTAACAATGGAATATGATGTCTGATCAATACAACTCTCACCTGAAGCAACTCTAAGATACTCGGATCGTTCCAAGGTCCTTTATCACTGAACATACATCCACCGTGATCCGGACATTTGCATTCTCCCCCAAGGAAATCTGGCAGATTACTGCACAAACAGACCATCTGGTTATTCCGCTTTCTATCTCTCAACTCTGAGAAGTCGTCCATCCCACGTGTATTGTACACAGTAGTTATGTATGTTTGTTCAAAATCGATGGCAATACCTTGGATCAATGGCTTCAACAAGTTTACTTTTGAAGTCGTTCCCTAGTACCTTGATACGAGAAGATATTTCAGAGTTCAGACTAAGGACTAGTAGGAATCGAGTCGCCTTTAAACAATTGCAGAAGTTCATTAGGAAATAGCTTACCTGTATCTTTGCTGATGTGCGCGCATCAATGAAGGTCTTGATTAGTTTCCAGAGGATTCGAAAGCCAGAACCAGCATTGACAATGAACAAACAACTCAAGGTCTGCATAAATAATATCATTATTTCAGGTATGTAACATTTACGTTGCGAAACCCGACTGTGAGATCTTCAAAGGAAGACAGGTAACTGGTAAGTTATACCTCAGGGTAGTAATTGCTGTCGATTTTATGAAATTCCGTGAAAAGATATCTTGCAGGCTTGGAAAAGCTTGATGTCCCCTGGTAAACATCATGTTAGCACAATCGCTTCCAGGGGCGAGTTCAGCTTATGTAAAATTTGAACTTATGTTGCAGGAAATAACATGATACGGAGTACTTACCACCCCTGTAACATCTATTATCGCGGTGATTGAAGCGATTTTCTTGTTAGCAGTGATTGTACAAGCCGGGAACCTAAGATGAGACGTCTTCTCTTGTTGACATACATGATGCTTCACTAGTCTGTCAAGAGTAGTTTTCTGCAAAAGGGTTTCGAGATCTAATGCTCCTATTCGCTCTATGTACACTGGTCTACCGCATTTATCAACACCGTGAAATCCATGGGGATAGCTTCTCTGGACTTCTCCGTACTCCTCGAATTCAAATTCCTGCAATTTACTAGCTATAACTGAGATACTTATCTAGAAGTTTGTTTTGGGTCGACTCTCGACATCATACACTGAAGTAATTTGAACAGAGTCTTACTCCACCTTGGCCAGTTTGTAAACTCCGAACTCTTCTCTCCATTTCAAGCACTTCAAGAACGAATCCTTGGCTTTCAGGACGTCATAGCCTCTCATACGCAAAAATCTGTCATCGAAGTTTTTCAGCTTGATTGTTCAGAAAATCACATCATTTGAAAACAGGAAAAACACTGGGGCCGTTTTAATGGTAACAAGTACTAAACCTAGATTATCAGTACCACTGTACCAGTACTCATGACTTTACGAGATAAACTAGTTGACATATGCGAAATTAAGGACACCAAGAAAGAAGCAGTAGTACCGTAAAAGTGTGTGGAAATCATTGAGGTCTTCTGGTAGCTCTCCTTTTTGAAAGAGCGCCTCGCGCATCAGATTGACAGCCTGAACATCCTTAGGCTCATGCGCGTCTCCTTTAATGCCGTGCTCCTCAGGTGTACCTCTACCACTCCAGACCTTCTTGCTCAATGATCGTAGTAACTTGAAAGACGACATTTTATCTGAAAACTATACTAACAATCTGTAAAGAGAACAAGCACAAAATAAAGCCATTTAATTATGCCATGCTGCTATGCTTTAAGGTATTGTTTGTTTTTTCTGTGCCAAGGTAAAAGTGTAAAGAAAAGTATATTATACAAACGTGAATTATGATAGAACGTGACCGATGGGTAATAAGTTACATGCATGCAGGTGTTACTGAAACTCGGTATATTAAGTGGCAAAACTCATTTCCTGTAATCAACTTAGGTGGTTTGGATGAAATCGTCAGCTCTCGAGTTGGAGTTATAAAATCGTAACTCAATCCAAGAGGACGATCTAAGCATGATTTCCGCTcttaaaagaaaatacaaaactTACCGACGAAGAAAACTATAATTGTGGAGCTAGGACCACCATGGACAAAGAAATGAGCACACGTTATTTTTGCCTTAGAAATGACTGCATAATGTACCAACTGTTAGTAAGCCTTTATCCAAATTCTCACATTCTCTTTACTTAAAAGCAGTTTGCTTTAGTTAGCTCGATTTCACGATATAATTGGTTCCGACTTCCGACCAAACCGCTATTTTTTATAAGGTGGCCTTTGTTCAGTGGTCCGATAATCACACGTGTATCGGATATATTCGACGACAGGGTCGTCAAATGAATTTGAGAGGCCAAGTTCTAAAAGTTCGTGTGAGGCCCCGTATAAAAGGAAAACTAACTTTTTATAGCAATTTTATGCTCTCTTGATCACATTATTGGGCCTTAAAATTTTGGGCCGCTGTTCTGAGAACCTGAACTTGCTATCAGACGGCCTTGTCCGACCACAAATGGGTTTTATACTTGTATGTAACTCTAGCAAGTATTTGTATTGTTTACACTTGTTTAGGGTGGTGCTTAAGTTGTGTGCTAAGTTTGTTGCGCCAAACGTCAAACAAGTCGTACTTTATGGACATGAATCGAATGTCGAGGAGATGAGGAATCAGTGCTTAGATCGCCTTCTATCGGAGTAGTTCTTAGTCAGTTGTTGTCTAC is a window encoding:
- the LOC141592134 gene encoding phosphatidylinositol/phosphatidylcholine transfer protein SFH11-like; the protein is MSSFKLLRSLSKKVWSGRGTPEEHGIKGDAHEPKDVQAVNLMREALFQKGELPEDLNDFHTLLRFLRMRGYDVLKAKDSFLKCLKWREEFGVYKLAKEFEFEEYGEVQRSYPHGFHGVDKCGRPVYIERIGALDLETLLQKTTLDRLVKHHVCQQEKTSHLRFPACTITANKKIASITAIIDVTGVGTSSFSKPARYLFTEFHKIDSNYYPETLSCLFIVNAGSGFRILWKLIKTFIDARTSAKIQVLGNDFKSKLVEAIDPSNLPDFLGGECKCPDHGGCMFSDKGPWNDPSILELLQTVEAKDEDKHTTVEDVWFSAQSTPDNRNEQTSKERANITLSQKFDRLQVTAAITEQKIRAVEAAVEETKQVLQKLSRQINDIINHNKD